The proteins below are encoded in one region of Oncorhynchus nerka isolate Pitt River linkage group LG15, Oner_Uvic_2.0, whole genome shotgun sequence:
- the LOC115117519 gene encoding troponin I, slow skeletal muscle-like encodes MLKSLMVAKAKEEIEQETVDKEEEKERYLAERAPPLQTGGMSFAELQELCQELHAKVDVVDEERYDIEVKVMHNTREIKDLNIKVLDLRGKFKRPNLRRVRVSADAILRSLLGSKHKVSMDLRTNLKSVKKEDTEKEKTVEVSDWRKNVEAMSGMEGRKKMFDAAKGPAP; translated from the exons ATGCTAAAG AGCTTAATGGTGGCCAAGGCGAAGGAGGAGATTGAGCAGGAGACAGtggataaagaggaggagaaggagaggtatcTGGCTGAGAGAGCCCCTCCCTTGCAGACTGGTGGCATGTCGTTTGCTGAGCTCCAG GAGTTATGTCAGGAGTTACATGCTAAGGTTGATGTGGTGGATGAGGAGCGATACGACATTGAAGTCAAAGTCATGCACAACACCAGAGAG ATCAAGGACCTGAACATCAAGGTTCTGGACCTGAGGGGGAAGTTCAAGCGGCCCAACTTGAGGAGGGTGAGGGTCTCTGCTGATGCCATCCTGCGCTCCCTTCTGGGCTCCAAACACAAGGTCTCCATGGACCTCCGGACAAAcctgaagtcagttaagaaggaGGACACAGAGAAG gagaagacagtagaggtcagtgaCTGGAGGAAGAATGTGGAGGCCATGTCTGGCATGGAGGGCAGAAAGAAGATGTTTGACGCAGCCAAAGGCCCCGCTCCATAG